The Streptomyces sp. NBC_00659 genomic interval AGGAGCACCAGCGCCACCGCGAGCGCGGCGGCCGCGAGTACGGCGACGATGACGAGGACCACGGTCCACGAGGTCGAATCCATGTGTCCGTCCAGAGATGTCGTCGGGTGCGCTTCCTTCCCGTGTGCCCGCTCGTGCCCAGGCTAGTGCCGCCTGGCAGCGCTGTCCGGGCACGCGTTCTCTCAGCGCCGGGTGTCGCGGCGGCAGATGACGAAGTCGTCGAAGACATGCCGGCCGGGACGTGATCCGATGGACTCGACGGCCCTGCGGACGTCCATGAGCTGATCCGTGGTCATCTGGAGCGGCGGCTCGTCGGGCTGGTAGGTGGTGCGCACGGGGTAGTCCCGTCCCGGTTCCCGGGTCATCTCGATGTGGCAGCCGAGTACGTGGGTGACGGGGCGGTGCCCGCAGAAGTCGATCAGCCGGTCGACGGTGCGGGTGAAGGCCGGCCAGTCCTCGACGTACAGGCGTCCGGGATAGACCGTGTCGCCGGTGAGCAGGATCCCGGTCCAGGGGTCGAAGAACGTCACCGCGGCCTCGTGGTGCCCGGGTGTGGCCAGGCATTCCAGCACCCGGCCGCCGAGGTCGACCCGCGCGACGGCGTCGGGATCGTCGTGGAACCCGAAGAAGTCCCAGGCACTGTCGAGGGCCGCGTTCACGACCTCGGTGCCGGGACGGCCGGTGAACTGGCCGTCCCCGGCGATGTGGTCGCCGTGCGGATGGGTGTGCAGCACCAGCAGCCCGTAGTCGTCACGGGGGTGCGCGGCCAGCCAGGAGTCCATCACCCGGTCGACGACCCGGCGCAGCGGGAAGTGGTCGGCCGAGGCCGTGGCGCCCGTGTCGATCAGGACGGCTCGCGCGGTCCCGAACAGCAGGAACATGAAGGGCGCTTCGTAGTCGATCGCCATGTTCTGGCGAAGGATCACCGTGTGCTCGTCGTAGGCGTGGACCTGGATGTCGGGGTCCGTGTTGTGCTTGGCCGAGGGCGAGCCGTGGATCCACCGCACGTCGAGCTGTGCGGCCGCCGCGAAATCGTCGCCTCCGGGGGCGCTGTCGGTCTTCTGCCCGGCACTGTCCACGCTGTCTCCTCGGACTCGGTCCTGCCGGGCCACGGCAGGGCCCGGGACCTCAGTTTCGCGGGTGGGCGTGGTCGATGAGCGCCTGGGACACCGCACGGATGCTCCGGGCGATGTGCTGGAGCTGCATCACCTCGGCGGCGTACATCTTGATGGAGTGCTCGATCACACCCTCCGCCAGGCCCAGGCCGGGCAGCTCGGAGCGGGCGGTCTGCAGCGCCGTACGGGCGACCCGTATCTCCTGCTGCACCTGAAGGTGCGCGTGGCGGGCGAGCAGGACGGGGTGCTTGTGCAGGACGGGGTAGCTCGCGTAGCGGCTCGGTACCAGCTCGCGCAGCCATTTCACCGCCGATCGCTCCCAGTCGAAGCTGCCGGGGGTCTTGACCTGGCACGGCCAGTCCGAGGTGATCGGTGAGTACGTCAGGGCCATGTTCATCGCTTCCGGATTACGTCGGCGGGGGACTCTGGGGGCGGCCCCGGAATAGGGGGACCGGGGCCGCCACCACGGGTCTCGCAGGCGAGACCCGCTCGAACACCCGGGACCCGATGCGGGTAGGAGCGGACGGCCCCCGGTGCTCATGGGTCGTGACCTGGAATCCTCCGGGGCACGATCCGAAAGAAGTATTTATATATGCCGCCGGAAGCGCAAGGGCATGAAAACATTCATGCGTGCTTTGTTGTGAATGATCCCGTGATGCCGTGGTGAGAGGGGGTACGGGAGAGGTCGCCGCGTGGGACCGGAGCCCCTCCTCGTGACAGCGGGGGCTTCCTCCGCCGGTACCGGGGGCCGAGGCCCGCCCCGGCCGGGTCAGTCCCGCAGGAAGAACTGGTGCTGCTCGGCGACGTGCTCGTACTCCTCCAGGCGCGCCTGGGTGCGCTCGGGATCGGCGTCGGTCATGGCCTGGAGCAGGGCCGCCGACAGCACCACGGGCGCCGCGTAGGAGTCGAAGACGAGCCGGGAACCGGTCCCGGTGGCGAAGGTCACGTCGGCCTCGTCGGCCAGCGGGCCCAGCCCGAGGTCGGTGACCAGGGCCACCCGCAGGCCCGCGCTGCGCGCGACCCGCATGGCCGTGAGCGTCTCCTGGGCGTGCCGGGGCATCCCGAAGGCCAGGACCCAGGTGCCGCCCGCCGCTCGCGACTGGAGCAGCGCGTCGTAGGAGACCGAGCCGCCGCGGGTCACCACCCGCACGTCCGGGTGGATACGGCGGGCCGCGTAGGCGAAGTACTCGGCCAGCGAGCCGGAGATCCGCAGCCCGAGGACCGTCAGCGGCGCCGACTCCGACAGGGCCCGGCCGACCCGGATGATCTGGTCGGGATCGGTGAAGTCCCGCCGCAGGT includes:
- a CDS encoding MBL fold metallo-hydrolase: MDSAGQKTDSAPGGDDFAAAAQLDVRWIHGSPSAKHNTDPDIQVHAYDEHTVILRQNMAIDYEAPFMFLLFGTARAVLIDTGATASADHFPLRRVVDRVMDSWLAAHPRDDYGLLVLHTHPHGDHIAGDGQFTGRPGTEVVNAALDSAWDFFGFHDDPDAVARVDLGGRVLECLATPGHHEAAVTFFDPWTGILLTGDTVYPGRLYVEDWPAFTRTVDRLIDFCGHRPVTHVLGCHIEMTREPGRDYPVRTTYQPDEPPLQMTTDQLMDVRRAVESIGSRPGRHVFDDFVICRRDTRR
- a CDS encoding MurR/RpiR family transcriptional regulator, yielding MPSPQQARAQASAITSGKTAPEAGVAPTSQLRELFDGPRLSPGQRRIAQYLIEHLTEAAFLSITDLAERVGVSQPSVTRFAAAVGFSGYPALRENLQAIALNTLSSSTPGTPAEVTSNELQAAVDAEIENLENLRRDFTDPDQIIRVGRALSESAPLTVLGLRISGSLAEYFAYAARRIHPDVRVVTRGGSVSYDALLQSRAAGGTWVLAFGMPRHAQETLTAMRVARSAGLRVALVTDLGLGPLADEADVTFATGTGSRLVFDSYAAPVVLSAALLQAMTDADPERTQARLEEYEHVAEQHQFFLRD